One segment of Polyangiaceae bacterium DNA contains the following:
- a CDS encoding WG repeat-containing protein, producing the protein MKNGVFFRLTLSLPKKEVAAWKKASVREQLARIPGDHSEHEGGGILGGELSVEGAKTLKAALEELEGMGIELEKKDVGHWEKTSIDGKPHIRIETKGALKRDATVGQLLKYLQKQTNSGEEFVAVESDGKQGRVDVWGYLGGYDAYSTHCFPLLVLGAAVVERQGMGQLVFIGDSELLSESVLVLGRFSADGVELVEHVEPQDVTEEQAAELDAALGEGGSDRIRAAYDEWLAKFIEKKRLRLFAGCAGWLRPDGSWAIEPRFRSAGVFSEGLAAVSERGPFGYGYIDEGGNLVIPQGFFSAGAHKQGRALVRPSTDSMKYGFIDRTGAWIVPAKYARAEDFAEGRALVGDGKLLGFVDLDGNEIVPPKYRHALGFACGLALVADHSKNEAGGFGFIDEQGQVAIPLRLENAGPFHEGFALAARNGNWGFLAPDGKFLFPPRFSQCGYLVDDRAAAMLDGKWGVVDGKGNTVIPFARVNISLVGDWFVSTDGQSCTFYDKSGEELFRIPFSVLRDPGDGFIAVAKSYYGPFGYMDFTGKIAIEPRFKFAAPFEQGAAIVEDENGQWGIIDESGAMTAAFDFPMINSASAGRFSKSGITYVESLNRFGLVDRKGKLIFPTELEMIHGFGNELIWAKYPEEVE; encoded by the coding sequence ATGAAGAACGGGGTCTTCTTTCGACTGACGCTGTCTTTGCCCAAGAAGGAAGTGGCGGCTTGGAAGAAGGCGAGCGTGCGGGAACAGCTCGCGCGCATTCCCGGGGACCACTCCGAGCACGAGGGCGGCGGCATTCTCGGTGGCGAGCTGAGCGTGGAGGGCGCGAAGACGCTGAAGGCGGCCCTCGAGGAGCTCGAGGGCATGGGGATCGAACTCGAGAAGAAGGACGTGGGGCACTGGGAGAAGACGAGCATTGATGGCAAGCCCCACATACGCATCGAGACCAAGGGCGCGCTGAAGCGCGATGCCACCGTTGGGCAGCTGCTGAAGTACCTGCAGAAGCAGACCAACAGCGGCGAGGAGTTCGTCGCGGTAGAGAGCGACGGCAAGCAGGGCAGGGTGGACGTGTGGGGCTACCTCGGTGGCTACGACGCCTACTCCACGCACTGCTTTCCGCTGCTCGTGCTGGGCGCGGCCGTGGTGGAACGTCAGGGCATGGGTCAGCTCGTGTTCATCGGAGACAGCGAGCTCTTGAGCGAGTCAGTGTTGGTGCTCGGGCGCTTCTCGGCGGACGGCGTGGAGCTGGTGGAGCACGTGGAGCCCCAGGACGTCACCGAGGAGCAGGCCGCCGAGCTGGACGCGGCGCTCGGAGAAGGAGGTAGCGATCGGATCCGCGCTGCCTACGACGAGTGGCTCGCGAAGTTCATCGAGAAGAAGCGCCTGCGATTGTTCGCGGGTTGCGCCGGCTGGCTTCGGCCGGACGGTAGTTGGGCCATCGAGCCGCGCTTCCGCTCCGCGGGCGTCTTCTCCGAGGGCCTTGCCGCCGTGTCGGAACGCGGTCCCTTCGGCTACGGCTACATCGATGAGGGCGGAAACCTCGTCATCCCACAGGGCTTCTTCAGCGCGGGTGCCCACAAGCAGGGGCGAGCCCTCGTGCGACCGAGCACGGATAGCATGAAGTACGGATTCATCGATCGCACGGGTGCTTGGATCGTGCCCGCCAAGTACGCCCGCGCGGAAGACTTCGCCGAAGGCCGCGCTCTCGTTGGCGACGGCAAGCTCCTCGGCTTTGTCGATCTCGACGGCAACGAAATCGTGCCGCCCAAGTATCGCCACGCCCTGGGGTTTGCTTGCGGGCTCGCCCTCGTCGCCGATCACAGCAAGAACGAGGCAGGCGGCTTTGGCTTCATCGACGAGCAAGGCCAGGTCGCCATCCCGCTGCGACTCGAAAACGCGGGACCGTTCCACGAGGGCTTTGCCCTCGCTGCCCGCAACGGCAACTGGGGTTTTCTGGCGCCGGACGGCAAGTTCCTATTCCCCCCGCGCTTCTCCCAATGCGGCTACTTGGTCGACGACCGCGCTGCTGCGATGCTCGACGGCAAGTGGGGCGTGGTGGACGGCAAGGGCAACACCGTCATTCCCTTCGCCCGCGTGAACATCTCGCTCGTCGGTGATTGGTTCGTCTCGACGGACGGCCAGAGCTGCACGTTCTACGACAAGAGCGGGGAGGAGCTGTTCCGAATCCCGTTCTCGGTCCTGCGCGATCCCGGGGACGGCTTCATCGCCGTCGCGAAATCGTACTATGGCCCCTTCGGCTACATGGACTTCACCGGCAAGATCGCCATCGAGCCTCGCTTCAAGTTCGCTGCGCCCTTCGAGCAAGGCGCAGCCATCGTGGAGGACGAAAACGGCCAGTGGGGCATCATCGACGAATCCGGCGCCATGACCGCGGCCTTCGACTTCCCCATGATCAACAGCGCCAGCGCGGGCCGCTTCTCGAAGAGCGGCATCACCTACGTGGAGAGCCTGAACCGCTTCGGCTTGGTCGACCGCAAAGGAAAGCTGATCTTCCCCACGGAGCTCGAGATGATCCACGGCTTCGGCAACGAGCTGATCTGGGCGAAGTACCCGGAAGAGGTTGAGTGA